From the genome of Pseudomonas sp. AB6, one region includes:
- a CDS encoding ABC transporter permease, translating into MLSPYTSPIERVWFYALRILCGLVLLFLVLPVLVIIPLSFNSGSFLVYPLQGFSMHWYQDFFTSAEWMRSLKNSMIIAPAATVLAMGFGTLAAIGLTRGDFPGKALVMALVISPMVVPVVIVGVASYLFFAPLGMGNSYISLILVHAVLGVPFVIITVSATLQGFNHNLVRAAASLGASPLTAFRRVTLPLIAPGVISGALFAFATSFDEVVVTLFLAGPEQVTLPRQMFSGIRENLSPTIAAAATMLIAFSVVLLLVLEWLRGRSEKMRTQEV; encoded by the coding sequence ATGCTGAGCCCTTACACGTCGCCCATTGAGCGGGTCTGGTTTTACGCCCTGCGCATTCTTTGCGGGCTGGTGCTGTTATTTCTGGTACTGCCGGTACTGGTGATCATTCCGTTGTCGTTTAACTCCGGCAGTTTTCTGGTTTATCCACTGCAAGGTTTTTCCATGCATTGGTATCAGGACTTTTTTACCTCGGCGGAATGGATGCGCTCGCTGAAAAACAGCATGATCATCGCCCCTGCCGCCACCGTTCTGGCCATGGGTTTCGGTACCTTGGCTGCCATTGGCTTGACCCGTGGTGACTTTCCCGGCAAGGCGTTGGTCATGGCGTTGGTGATTTCGCCGATGGTGGTGCCGGTGGTCATCGTTGGCGTGGCCAGTTATTTGTTTTTTGCGCCGCTGGGAATGGGGAATAGCTACATCTCGCTGATTCTTGTCCACGCCGTGCTAGGTGTTCCGTTCGTAATAATCACGGTGTCAGCGACCTTGCAGGGGTTTAACCATAATCTGGTTCGCGCCGCTGCAAGCTTGGGTGCCTCGCCGCTGACTGCATTCCGCCGCGTGACGTTGCCGTTGATCGCGCCGGGAGTGATTTCCGGAGCACTGTTCGCCTTCGCAACCTCTTTTGATGAAGTGGTGGTGACCTTGTTTCTCGCCGGCCCTGAACAAGTTACCTTGCCTCGACAGATGTTCAGTGGCATTCGCGAAAACCTCAGCCCAACCATTGCCGCTGCCGCAACCATGTTGATTGCGTTCTCGGTGGTGTTGCTGCTGGTGCTGGAATGGTTGCGTGGGCGCAGCGAGAAGATGAGGACGCAGGAGGTTTGA
- a CDS encoding ABC transporter permease produces MAIAVPLTEGASPTLKQRLARAERVNRWKAQALIAPLVLFLLLVFLVPIVALLFKSVDNPEVVGTLPHTVAAVAKWDGKSLPPEPVYQALSVDLALARKNQTLGDLSKRLNMELAGYRSLLTKTARALPFATEPTSYKEALEALDERWGDPAYWQAIRRNVSSITPYYLLAAVDHRINDLGEVAPATPDQAIYLDIFGRTFWMGLVITVICLLLAYPLAYLLANLPSRQSNLLMIMVLLPFWTSILVRVAAWIVLLQSSGLINSALMSMGVIDKPLELVFNRAGVYISMVHIMLPFMILPIYSVMKGISPTYMRAAISLGCHPMISFWRVYFPQTYAGIGAGCLLVFILSIGYYITPALLGSPNDQMVSYFVAFYTNTSINWGMATALGGLLLTATVVLYLIYSWLVGASRMRLS; encoded by the coding sequence ATGGCCATCGCAGTGCCCCTCACCGAAGGCGCCAGCCCCACCCTGAAGCAGCGTCTGGCTCGTGCTGAACGGGTTAATCGCTGGAAGGCTCAAGCATTGATCGCGCCGCTGGTGCTGTTTTTGCTGTTGGTGTTCCTGGTGCCCATCGTTGCGCTGTTATTCAAGAGCGTTGACAATCCGGAAGTCGTCGGAACGTTGCCGCATACGGTTGCCGCCGTGGCGAAATGGGACGGAAAAAGCCTGCCGCCTGAACCGGTGTATCAAGCGCTGAGCGTTGATCTGGCGCTGGCTCGCAAGAATCAAACGCTGGGCGATCTGTCCAAACGCCTGAACATGGAACTGGCCGGTTACCGCAGCTTGCTGACGAAAACCGCGCGTGCTTTGCCGTTCGCAACAGAACCGACCTCTTATAAAGAAGCACTCGAAGCACTCGATGAGCGCTGGGGCGATCCGGCCTATTGGCAAGCGATCCGCCGTAATGTCAGTAGCATCACACCCTATTATTTGTTGGCCGCCGTTGACCACCGCATCAATGACCTCGGTGAAGTGGCGCCCGCGACCCCCGATCAAGCGATCTACCTGGATATCTTCGGCCGCACCTTTTGGATGGGCTTGGTCATCACCGTGATCTGCCTGCTGTTGGCTTATCCACTGGCGTATTTGCTGGCGAACCTGCCTTCACGGCAGAGCAACTTGCTGATGATCATGGTGCTGTTACCGTTCTGGACCTCAATTTTGGTGCGAGTAGCGGCCTGGATCGTGTTGCTGCAATCAAGCGGATTGATTAACAGCGCGTTGATGTCGATGGGCGTTATTGATAAACCGCTGGAGCTGGTGTTTAACCGAGCCGGGGTTTACATATCGATGGTGCACATCATGCTGCCATTCATGATCTTGCCGATTTACAGCGTCATGAAAGGTATCTCACCGACGTACATGCGCGCCGCCATCTCTTTGGGCTGCCACCCGATGATCAGTTTCTGGCGGGTGTACTTCCCGCAGACCTACGCAGGTATCGGCGCGGGGTGTCTGCTGGTGTTCATATTGTCGATCGGTTACTACATCACCCCGGCGCTGCTTGGCAGCCCGAACGATCAAATGGTCAGCTACTTCGTCGCCTTCTACACCAACACCAGCATCAACTGGGGCATGGCCACGGCGCTGGGCGGTTTGCTGCTGACGGCGACCGTCGTGCTTTATCTGATTTATAGCTGGCTAGTCGGCGCCAGCCGTATGCGCTTGAGCTGA